A genomic region of Papaver somniferum cultivar HN1 chromosome 7, ASM357369v1, whole genome shotgun sequence contains the following coding sequences:
- the LOC113297694 gene encoding uncharacterized protein LOC113297694 has translation MEGLPTDLCLKIFCFLNHQSLATAQHVSRKWKHLASQNILWCNLFKERWGDDQAAFYAPTESKTWKNVYEVQDRCDRVGLGLKIIREGGDYYLVRQGEIQRYLGSRNDEKDANDHSKCKRGRVTSEGSFEEDQPCLGILDKILFFMGDLEMAASDAKRNRTL, from the exons ATGGAAGGATTACCAACAGATTTGTGTTtgaagattttttgttttttaaatcatCAAAGTCTTGCAACAGCTCAACACG TTAGCAGGAAATGGAAGCACTTGGCATCCCAGAACATTCTATGGTGCAATTTATTCAAGGAGAGGTGGGGAGATGATCAAGCAGCATTTTATGCCCCTACTGAATCCAAAACATGGAAAAATGTGTACGAAGTTCAGGATCGCTGTGATAGAGTTGGATT GGGACTGAAGATCATCAGAGAAGGTGGTGACTATTATCTTGTTCGCCAAGGTGAGATCCAAAGGTATTTGGGTTCGAGGAATGATGAAAAAGATGCGAATGATCACTCCAAATGTAAAAGAGGTCGGGTCACCAGTGAAGGATCATTTGAGGAAGATCAACCGTGTCTGGGTATTCTTGACAAAATTCTCTTTTTCATGGGTGACCTAGAAATGGCAGCAAGTGACGCAAAACGGAACAGAACTCTGTGA
- the LOC113297695 gene encoding MAG2-interacting protein 2-like — translation MGDKIQEVLYETRHHAKGSFSSNYPPLQQDDSAKGGLLSLLSVQGVKRLKEKWDELKNPRRQKKWMSLFVSFGGEYVAVASGNKITILRKDDDYKEPCGIFIGHNKLATFTYGAWSDIHDVLGVIDETDTFHLIKSNGEELSRITKKQLKVSMAIRGLIVQGDLDGQQSCFFSVLTSDGLLHSVDVRQDPSESLTSLRTSNLKTQFSHGISCLDYHPDSQLLVVVGCPDDVNSRDISGMYCISLWRITGSSNPGLVFCSPQFEGLFSTVKGCIDPLTNPKVVISPQSNYIAALDITGKLDVFNLVEEQYAISVITFDGSRDRLNDIADFTWWSDSILILAKLTGVVTMLDILSGAKLMDSEPIFSMPVLGRVRQCQGCVFVLESLSCEERASHVERETLEMENKRKGKGTQDRLNQLDIGKLSWNLISFSERSVSAMYSSLISNQQYQVAMEFAERHGLDKDEILKSQWLLSDRGTNEINRYLSNIKDKEFVLSECIEKVGPTEDSAKALIFNGLRITDSYKFLESEENESGKIWDFRMGRLHLLQYRDRLETFVGINMGRFSMQEYNKFRTTPLSEVAVTLAESGKIGALNLLFKRHPYSLAPFVLEILAAIPETIPVKTYGQLLPGRSPPATINLRDEDWVECKKMVNFISELSTNLGNIITIKTEPILKKNPGYFWPSVDELSSWYKTRARDIDTSSGQLDNSVSLVEFACNKGIVELQLYHREILCLCQLIYSDETDMEDSFTMSLVSWEELSDYEKFKMMIDRVKEDRVYKRLSDKAIPFMRSRAPPLEARQTESFLVRWLKEIAADNKLDICATVIENGCGDFGTGSIFIDDVEAVECALQCIYLCSLTDRWNTMASILSKLPKLKDTSISVSGLEKRVLAAEGHVDAGRLLAYYQVPKPIKYLLESQSDEKGVKQILRLILSKFGRRQPGRSDNDWANIWRDMQCFQEKAFPFLDLEYMLMEFCRGLLKAGKFSLARNYLKGTSTVCLTTEKAENLVIQAAREYFFSASSLACAEIWKAKECLNIFPNSRNVKAEADVVDALTVKLPNLGVTVLPVEFRQIKNPMEIINKVITTQIGAYLNVDELIEIANLLGLHSQEDIAAVQEAVAREAAAAGDLQLAFDLCLILAKKGHGSIWDLCAAIARGPFLDNMDSSSRKQLLGFSLCHCDEESISELLHAWKDLDMQNQCETLAKLSGTTPPNVSVQGSLLSHPVHSNQDIANMNDCSAEAENYDDQEINLREIKNLLSTIAKDLSVEDGNRWDSLLENGKVLSFAALQLPWMIELSRKEECGKKTASEPKPAVRRRCTTVRTQCILTILSWLARNDIAPTDDFMASLAKSIMQSPVTEEEDLLGCCILLNLVDAFLGVEIIEGQLKSREAYQEICSIMNMGMAYGSLNNSGAHHANPAKRRELLLCTFQEKHLPLSPDTTDGKVQSTFWREWKSKLEEQKLFTDQSKNLEKIVPGVDIARFLSGDNKYIENVVSSLIDGVKVEKKPGLKEVLKLAGTYGLNCSEVLLGYLCSALVSEVWSNSEIISEISDQKTEILSCAAALIGTISSNVYPAINGCNKERLSYIFILLSECYSHLIDTEERLVDLQSESDPTNILYMQLAEFYKTLDQECRRISFIKSLNFKNITVLGGLNASYFNEEVYSNIDENTVEALAEMVGNLVGVFPDSELKGLISRKSVYRHYVLTLLTSFMTDFRANIDFSSPENFHGFLSELEQNYSCVRNYVRAMSQEDVFDITQQYYMSSLPVDFSSESLPGGDSEWLDCLISLLKFWISLANDVHDSISYDNVEGKVVKVNAETLSQCLKVFIELLMEDKIFVDQGWNSISNYARHGLGGFPSEALGLCKSMVVSGCGFKSISLVFTEAKGLYLTNSGLELKGRRSVDGALDLPHLYGNILDSMLLNLESESWDRQNLHHLLSTLSRLEGDLEALKLVRYAVWKKLGTFSDNMQLQSHLRVYALEVLQSITGRNLRGLPADLLSNIEPWEGWDESCCSIISHQASDQTASNQPDSANRFTSNLVALKSTRLAAKISPSVEILPDDLLNLESAVTCFMSLSEVAKSETHFEALQHILEEWEGLFARERIVEEVLEEKNPGEESEVGKGSWSGDEWDEGWESFQEEQPVLRKDENEEALSVHPLHSCWMVVMKKFLSLNQFADILKVIDQSLSKSNVILLDEGDAQSLAQLLLGIDCVVALKLVLLLPYQAIHLQCLDELDVRLTQGSLSKTGGDFELFSLFLSSGTISTIASNPKYRATFSYVCYSAGRFSHLCQATRLSELKSRERQKSRSEENDSTVFRTVLFPCFVSELVKGKQPVLAGFLVNQFMHTTTIISVINIVDASLRKYLEGHMQMLDGSEHDVGDTGICRYLGKTILGLRSNMASLIQSALSSL, via the exons ATGGGAGATAAAATTCAAGAAGTACTATATGAAACACGGCATCACGCCAAAGGATCATTTTCTTCTAACTATCCTCCTCTTCAG CAAGATGATAGTGCTAAAGGTGGTTTACTTTCATTGCTTTCTGTTCAAG GTGTAAAACGACTTAAGGAGAAATGGGATGAACTTAAAAACCCTAGGAGACAGAAGAAGTGGATGTCCTTATTTGTATCTTTTGGAGGTGAGTATGTTGCTGTAGCTTCTGGAAACAAAATAACCATCTTGCGGAAAGATGATGACTACAAGGAACCCTGTGGCATTTTTATTG GTCATAATAAGCTTGCAACGTTCACATATGGAGCTTGGTCAGATATTCATGATGTtcttggagttattgatgaaaccGATACATTCCATCTTATTAAATCAAATGGAGAAGAGTTATCAAGAATCACGAAGAAGCAATTAAAAGTGTCGATGGCTATTAGGGGACTGATTGTTCAGGGTGATCTTGATGGCCAGCAATCTTGCTT CTTCAGTGTGCTTACCTCGGACGGATTGCTTCATAGTGTTGATGTTAGGCAGGACCCAAGTGAATCTCTTACATCCTTGCGCACTTCAAATCTGAAGACTCAATTCTCCCATGGAATTTCATGTCTTGATTACCATCCGGACTCCCAACTGCTGGTTGTAGTTGGTTGTCCTGATGATGTTAACTCTAGAGATATATCTG GAATGTATTGTATTTCTTTATGGCGTATAACTGGGAGCTCAAATCCAGGACTAGTGTTCTGTAGCCCTCAATTTGAAGGTTTATTTTCCACAGTGAAAGGTTGTATAGATCCGTTGACAAACCCAAAGGTGGTTATTTCACCACAAAGCAATTATATTGCTGCTCTTGATATTACAGGAAAACTGGATGTTTTTAACCTAGTCGAAGAACAATATGCTATATCCGTCATTACTTTTGATGGAAGCAGAGATCGCTTGAACGACATTGCAGATTTCACCTGGTGGTCTGACAGTATTCTTATTCTAGCGAAGTTGACTGGTGTAGTTACAATGCTCGACATTCTCAGTGGTGCGAAACTTATGGATAGTGAGCCAATATTTTCTATGCCTGTTCTAGGTAGAGTGCGACAATGCCAAGGATGTGTTTTTGTTTTGGAGAGTTTATCATGCGAGGAGAGagcttcacatgttgagagagaAACCTTAGAGATGGAGAATAAAAGGAAGGGCAAGGGCACTCAGGATAGGCTCAATCAATTAGACATTGGTAAACTTAGTTGGAACCTGATATCCTTTTCAGAGAGATCTGTTTCAGCAATGTATAGCAGTTTAATAAGCAATCAACAATATCAGGTTGCTATGGAGTTTGCTGAACGCCATGGACTGGATAAAGATGAAATCCTTAAATCACAGTGGTTGCTCTCTGATCGAGGAACAAATGAAATCAATAGATACTtgtcaaatatcaaggataaggagTTCGTACTGTCAGAATGCATAGAAAAGGTAGGACCAACAGAGGATTCTGCCAAAGCTTTAATTTTTAATGGGCTTCGTATTACAGATAGTTACAAATTTTTGGAATCAGAAGAGAACGAATCTGGTAAAATCTGGGATTTCCGGATGGGCAGGCTTCACCTATTGCAGTATAGAGACAGGTTGGAGACTTTTGTTGGGATAAACATGGGCAG GTTTTCGATGCAGGAATACAACAAATTCCGAACTACACCTCTCAGCGAAGTTGCTGTAACTCTTGCTGAAAGTGGAAAAATTGGGGCCTTAAACCTACTTTTCAAGCGTCATCCATATTCCTTGGCTCCATTTGTGTTGGAAATTTTGGCTGCTATTCCTGAAACCATTCCAGTTAAAACCTATGGGCAGCTTCTTCCTGGAAGATCTCCTCCAGCAACTATTAATTTGAGGGATGAAGATTGGGTGGAATGCAAAAAGATGGTCAATTTTATTAGTGAGTTGTCTACCAATCTAGGTAATATTATCACAATCAAAACTGAACCCATTCTGAAGAAAAACCCAGGATATTTTTGGCCGTCTGTAGATGAACTTTCCTCGTGGTACAAGACTAGGGCGAGAGACATTGATACGTCTAGTGGTCAACTAGACAACAGTGTTTCTTTGGTGGAATTTGCCTGTAATAAAGGCATTGTGGAGTTGCAACTGTACCATAGGGAGATCTTATGTTTATGTCAGCTAATTTATTCTGATGAAACTGACATGGAAGATAGCTTCACTATGAGTCTTGTCTCATGGGAAGAATTATCTGACTATGAAAAGTTTAAAATGATGATTGATAGAGTCAAAGAGGATAGGGTATACAAAAGATTGAGTGACAAGGCTATTCCTTTTATGCGGAGCCGTGCGCCTCCCCTGGAAGCTAGGCAAACAGAATCGTTTTTGGTTAGATGGCTGAAGGAGATAGCTGCTGATAACAAATTAGATATATGTGCGACTGTCATTGAGAATGGTTGTGGGGATTTTGGAACTGGTAGCATTTTCATCGATGATGTCGAAGCTGTTGAATGTGCCTTGCAGTGCATTTATCTGTGCAGTCTCACAGATAGATGGAATACAATGGCGTCCATTTTGTCAAAGCTTCCAAAACTCAAAG ATACTAGCATAAGTGTCAGTGGCCTAGAGAAAAGAGTACTTGCTGCAGAAGGCCATGTTGACGCAGGGAGACTCTTGGCATATTACCAG GTTCCGAAACCAATTAAGTACTTACTAGAATCTCAGTCAGATGAAAAGGGTGTAAAACAGATTCTTCGTCTTATTCTCTCTAAATTCGGCCGTCGGCAACCTGGCAGATCGGATAATGATTGGGCAAACATTTGGCGAGATATGCAATGTTTTCAGGAGAAGGCATTTCCTTTTCTGGACTTAGAATATATGCTGATGGAATTTTGTAGAGGACTGCTAAAAGCTGGGAAATTTTCCCTTGCAAGGAACTATTTGAAAGGAACCAGTACAGTGTGTTTGACAACAGAAAAGGCTGAAAATCTTGTTATTCAAGCTGCAAGGGAATACTTCTTCTCAGCTTCTAGTCTTGCTTGTGCCGAG ATCTGGAAGGCCAAAGAGTGCTTAAACATCTTTCCAAATAGCAGAAATGTCAAAGCTGAAGCTGATGTTGTTGATGCACTCACAGTCAAACTTCCAAATCTAGGAGTAACTGTTCTTCCGGTGGAGTTTAGGCAAATAAAAAATCCAATGGAAATCATAAATAAGGTAATTACCACTCAAATTGGAGCTTATCTTAACGTAGATGAACTCATCGAAATAGCCAACCTTCTCGGATTACACTCCCAAGAAGACATAGCAGCTGTGCAAGAAGCAGTGGCAAGAGAAGCCGCAGCAGCTGGTGATCTACAGCTGGCCTTTGATCTTTGTCTTATTTTAGCAAAGAAAGGACATGGGTCTATTTGGGACTTATGTGCTGCAATAGCAAGGGGTCCTTTCCTTGATAACATGGATAGTAGCTCACGAAAGCagcttttagggttttctttgtgTCATTGTGATGAGGAGTCTATCAGTGAGCTTCTTCATGCATGGAAAGATTTGGATATGCAAAATCAATGTGAGACACTTGCAAAGTTATCAGGAACAACTCCTCCAAATGTTTCTGTTCAGGGTTCCTTACTGTCACATCCAGTTCACAGCAACCAAGATATAGCGAATATGAACGATTGCTCGGCAGAAGCGGAAAATTATGATGATCAAGAAATTAATCTGCGAGAAATCAAGAACCTTCTGTCCACTATTGCAAAAGATTTATCTGTTGAGGATGGTAACAGATGGGACTCTCTTCTGGAGAATGGAAAAGTTTTGTCATTTGCTGCTTTACAGCTACCATGGATGATCGAGCTGAGTAGGAAAGAGGAGTGTGGAAAAAAGACGGCCTCTGAACCAAAGCCTGCTGTTAGGAGGCGGTGTACAACTGTTAGAACACAATGTATACTGACTATTTTATCTTGGTTGGCAAGAAATGATATCGCTCCAACTGACGACTTCATGGCGTCTCTAGCAAAATCCATAATGCAGTCCCCAGTTACGGAAGAAGAAGACCTCCTTGGGTGCTGCATCCTCTTAAATCTTGTGGATGCTTTTCTTGGAGTGGAAATAATAGAGGGGCAGCTTAAATCAAGGGAAGCCTATCAAGAGATCTGTAGCATCATGAACATGGGTATGGCGTACGGTTCATTAAACAACTCTGGTGCCCATCATGCAAATCCTGCTAAGAGAAGGGAGCTGTTGTTATGCACATTTCAAGAGAAACACTTGCCACTGAGTCCAG ATACAACGGATGGAAAAGTTCAATCCACATTTTGGAGGGAATGGAAGTCAAAACTAGAAGAGCAGAAACTGTTTACAGATCAATCAAAAAATCTGGAGAAAATAGTGCCTGGAGTAGACATTGCACGATTTTTGTCAGGAGACAACAAATACATTGAGAATGTTGTGTCCTCCTTGATTGATGGTGTGAAAGTAGAGAAAAAACCCGGTTTGAAGGAAGTGTTAAAACTAGCTGGCACGTATGGCTTGAATTGTTCTGAg GTGCTGTTGGGATATCTCTGTTCTGCCCTTGTTTCTGAAGTTTGGTCAAACAGTGAAATCATCTCAGAAATTTCAGACCAGAAAACGGAAATTCTTTCTTGTGCCGCTGCATTAATTGGCACCATATCGTCCAATGTTTACCCTGCAATCAATGGTTGCAACAAAGAGCGCCTCTCCTACATATTCATCCTTCTCTCTGAGTGCTACTCACATTTAATAGATACCGAGGAGCGGCTGGTAGATTTACAATCTGAATCTGACCCGACAAATATACTTTATATGCAGTTAGCCGAATTTTATAAGACTCTTGACCAAGAATGCAGAAGAATATCCTTCATCAAAAGCTTGAACTTTAAAAACATCACAGTGTTAGGTGGTTTGAATGCTAGTTATTTTAATGAAGAAGTCTACAGTAACATTGATGAAAATACTGTTGAAGCATTGGCAGAAATGGTGGGAAATCTTGTTGGCGTCTTTCCTGATTCCGAACTTAAGGGTCTGATATCAAGGAAATCTGTTTACAGACATTATGTATTAACTCTCCTGACAAGTTTTATGACTGATTTCAGAGCAAATATAGATTTTTCAAGTCCAGAAAATTTCCATGGATTTCTTAGTGAACTTGAGCAGAATTATAGTTGTGTCAGGAACTACGTTAGAGCAATGTCACAGGAAGATGTGTTTGACATTACGCAGCAGTACTACATGTCAAGTCTCCCAGTTGACTTTTCTTCTGAGAGTCTACCTGGCGGCGACTCCGAGTGGCTAGATTGCCTTATATCACTTCTGAAGTTCTGGATTAGTCTGGCTAATGATGTTCATGATAGTATATCTTATGACAATGTTGAAGGAAAGGTCGTCAAGGTCAATGCAGAAACCCTATCGCAGTGTCTCAAGGTTTTCATAGAACTTCTAATGGAGGATAAAATTTTTGTGGATCAAGGTTGGAACAGTATCTCAAATTATGCGAGACATGGCTTGGGTGGTTTTCCTAGTGAAGCTCTCGGACTCTGCAAATCTATGGTGGTTTCTGGTTGTGGGTTTAAATCCATTTCCCTTGTATTTACTGAAGCTAAAGGCCTTTATCTGACCAATTCAGGATTAGAGTTAAAAGGTAGACGAAGTGTAGATGGTGCATTGGATCTTCCCCATCTTTATGGAAATATATTAGATTCAATGTTGCTTAACTTGGAAAGCGAGTCTTGGGATCGCCAGAACTTGCATCATTTGCTTTCAACTCTCAGTAGATTGGAGGGTGATCTGGAGGCTCTGAAATTGGTCAGGTATGCAGTTTGGAAAAAACTAGGAACATTCTCTGATAACATGCAGTTGCAAAGTCATCTCAGGGTTTATGCACTAGAAGTTTTGCAGTCCATCACAGGAAGAAATCTGAGGGGTCTTCCGGCTGATCTGCTTTCCAATATTGAACCATGGGAAGGTTGGGATGAATCATGCTGTTCTATAATTAGTCACCAGGCTTCCGATCAAACAGCATCAAATCAACCCGATTCAGCGAACAGGTTTACCAGCAACTTAGTTGCCCTTAAATCGACTCGACTTGCAGCAAAAATTTCACCAAGTGTCGAGATTCTTCCAGATGATCTGTTGAACCTTGAATCTGCTGTAACTTGCTTCATGAGTTTATCTGAAGTTGCTAAAAGTGAAACCCATTTCGAAGCTCTGCAACATATTTTAGAAGAATGGGAGGGACTTTTCGCTAGAGAGAGAATTGTAGAAgaagttttagaagaaaaaaacccagGTGAAGAGTCTGAAGTTGGAAAGGGAAGTTGGAGCGGTGATGAGTGGGATGAAGGATGGGAAAGCTTTCAGGAGGAACAACCTGTTTTAAGAAAAGATGAGAATGAGGAAGCTCTTTCGGTTCATCCCCTTCATAGTTGTTGGATGGTAGTTATGAAGAAATTTCTCTCGTTAAATCAATTTGCTGACATTTTGAAGGTGATTGATCAATCCCTGTCAAAATCTAATGTCATCTTGTTGGATGAGGGAGATGCACAAAGCTTGGCTCAGCTTCTTCTTGGCATAGATTGTGTTGTTGCTCTGAAACTAGTTCTTTTACTGCCATACCAAGCCATTCATTTACAGTGCTTAGATGAACTGGATGTTAGGTTGACACAAGGGTCCTTGAGTAAAACTGGCGGAGACTTTGAACTTTTTAGCCTCTTTTTGTCGTCAGGAACTATCTCAACCATCGCCTCAAACCCTAAATACCGTGCTACTTTCTCTTACGTATGTTACTCTGCTGGACGTTTTTCTCATCTTTGTCAGGCAACTCGATTATCAGAGCTCAAATCTAGAGAGAGACAAAAAAGTAGATCTGAAGAAAATGACTCGACTGTTTTCAGAACAGTTCTATTTCCATGTTTTGTTTCAGAGCTTGTGAAGGGTAAGCAACCGGTTTTAGCAGGATTCCTTGTTAACCAATTCATGCACACAACCACTATCATCAGTGTCATTAACATTGTTGATGCCAGTCTCAGGAAGTACTTGGAAGGGCATATGCAAATGCTAGATGGTTCTGAACATGATGTAGGAGATACAGGCATATGTAGATACTTAGGAAAGACaattttgggattgagaagcaaCATGGCAAGTTTGATTCAGTCTGCTTTGTCCTCCCTTTAA
- the LOC113297696 gene encoding mitochondrial import inner membrane translocase subunit TIM23-2-like: MVDSRQSGGQNDEDYNTNTKLYNPYKDLQLPMQQLYKLPTSPEFLFQEESVALRRSWGENLTYYTGFGYLSGAIFGAGKGFIEGVKASEQGDTLKLKINRILNASGHSGRKIGNRIGVIGLMYAGIESGIVELRDTDDVINSVLAGLGTGALFKAAKGVRSAAVGGAIGGLVVGAAVAGKQVVKRYIPI, from the exons atggtggattcaagaCAAAGTGGTGGTCAGAATGATGAAGATTATAACACCAATACCAAACTTTATAATCCATACAAAGACTTACAACTACCAATGCAACAGCTTTATAAGTTACCGACTTCACCTGAATTTCTATTTCAAGAAGAATCTGTAGCTCTTCGTAGATCTTGGGGTGAAAATTTGACATATTATACTGGTTTTGGTTATCTTTCTGGAGCTATCTTTGGTGCTGGAAAAGGTTTTATTGAAGGTGTTAAAGCTTCTGAACAAG GTGATACTTTGAAGCTTAAAATTAATCGAATCTTAAATGCATCTGGTCACTCTGGTCGGAAAATTGGAAATCGAATTGGTGTGATAGGATTAATGTATGCAGGAATTGAAAGTGGAATAGTAGAACTTAGAGATACAGATGATGTGATTAATAGTGTTTTGGCTGGGCTTGGAACTGGAGCTTTATTTAAAGCCGCCAAGGGTGTGAGGTCTGCTGCAGTTGGCGGTGCAATTGGAGGATTAGTCGTGGGAGCTGCAGTTGCTGGAAAACAAGTGGTCAAGAGATATATTCCAATATAG